From the Sulfolobales archaeon genome, one window contains:
- a CDS encoding NADH-quinone oxidoreductase subunit J, protein MEILGIDLYTLIPAIIGLLAIAFSIFVIASRNLVYSAAHLSLLGLSVAALLALLGYAIVAILHIIIYVGAGVLFIVMSVSMIREVQERRVNRLGSFIAAVISSSPLFYLALSTENPQPIPPSLADYSILSRYISQNYWIPALLVFLSLSVALMAAVSITRGRGRG, encoded by the coding sequence ATGGAGATACTGGGGATAGATCTATATACACTTATACCAGCAATCATAGGGCTTCTAGCAATAGCCTTCTCAATATTCGTTATAGCCTCCAGAAACCTAGTATATAGTGCTGCGCACCTCTCACTCCTAGGCCTATCAGTCGCAGCCCTACTAGCCCTCCTGGGATATGCTATTGTAGCGATACTCCACATAATAATCTACGTGGGTGCCGGTGTTCTCTTTATAGTAATGAGTGTTTCAATGATAAGGGAGGTTCAGGAGAGAAGGGTTAACAGGCTTGGAAGCTTCATCGCAGCTGTTATCTCATCCTCACCCCTCTTCTACCTAGCACTATCAACAGAGAATCCACAGCCTATACCTCCTAGCCTAGCTGACTACTCGATTCTAAGTAGATATATCTCCCAAAACTATTGGATCCCAGCTCTACTCGTGTTTCTATCCCTCTCAGTAGCTCTTATGGCAGCGGTTAGCATTACCAGGGGGAGGGGGAGGGGATGA
- a CDS encoding NADH-quinone oxidoreductase subunit I: MGLEGGGLAQDLGSIVEKVAPEKNRYYKVEIPRLGPAVLRNLEALATGAKYVVRPIRITIDYPRQVLEQPPWYRGMFRLLEDVCIGCSLCDIICPSDAIRMVLNPQKKKKPVINWGRCIFCYYCVDICPVEAFDTTTIHDMAYERYEDMLTNLEEFTKDPREMDPSKGAIRMRIRFDEKRGFIYEPIKSG, encoded by the coding sequence ATGGGGCTAGAGGGTGGAGGTTTAGCACAGGATCTAGGATCTATTGTTGAGAAGGTAGCACCTGAGAAGAATAGATATTACAAGGTTGAAATCCCCAGGCTGGGGCCGGCTGTGCTGAGGAATCTAGAGGCTCTAGCCACTGGTGCTAAATATGTTGTGAGGCCTATTAGAATCACTATTGACTATCCAAGACAGGTTCTTGAGCAGCCCCCCTGGTATAGGGGGATGTTCAGGCTTCTCGAGGATGTCTGTATAGGGTGCTCTCTATGCGATATAATATGTCCATCAGATGCTATTAGAATGGTTTTGAACCCGCAGAAGAAAAAGAAGCCTGTGATCAACTGGGGGAGATGTATATTCTGCTACTACTGCGTCGATATATGCCCTGTAGAGGCTTTTGACACAACTACAATACATGATATGGCTTATGAGAGGTATGAGGATATGCTAACAAATCTCGAAGAGTTTACAAAGGATCCTAGGGAGATGGATCCTAGCAAGGGGGCTATAAGGATGAGGATAAGGTTCGATGAGAAGAGAGGCTTTATATATGAACCTATAAAGAGCGGGTGA
- the nuoH gene encoding NADH-quinone oxidoreductase subunit NuoH, with the protein MLPLIMLLKEILGYNDTIYRTVVGLGYMIVYPGLLLVVVIAALMLWAERKIAALVQLRYGPLWVSRRIGGALQGFADLIRFSFQEVIIPRRSDVIPFLLSPGLAILFSMLPIAFIPISPSIHPPVYSDLALLVVIAIISLAPIFIVIMGWASDNKFAFVGSLREALLIVSYEIPLIISIISMAVIYGSLDFYEIVERQYMLPGMILNPFAFIASFIAVLRTTSRFPFEISEAETEVVAGPYTEYSGLMFGLSMGLAYIKLYVYTLILSLVFLGGWLPLQGGEGFLLGFLAPSLVVILKLSILSLVAVFLRAIYGRYRLDQAIRLGWIYVFGLSIVSLIWSLALVYGGWVRWG; encoded by the coding sequence ATGCTCCCCCTTATAATGCTTTTGAAGGAGATCCTCGGCTATAACGATACCATATATAGAACAGTTGTGGGGCTAGGATATATGATAGTATATCCAGGACTGCTGCTAGTGGTAGTTATAGCAGCCCTAATGCTATGGGCTGAGAGGAAGATAGCAGCCCTGGTACAGCTTAGATATGGACCCCTATGGGTTTCTAGGAGGATAGGGGGTGCTCTCCAGGGCTTTGCAGATCTGATAAGGTTTTCCTTCCAAGAGGTTATAATACCTAGGAGGAGCGATGTTATCCCATTTCTACTATCTCCAGGGCTAGCCATATTATTCTCGATGCTCCCAATAGCCTTTATCCCCATATCACCATCGATCCATCCGCCTGTGTATAGCGATCTAGCATTGCTCGTGGTCATAGCTATAATATCTCTAGCACCTATATTCATAGTTATAATGGGGTGGGCCTCGGATAATAAGTTCGCCTTCGTAGGCTCTCTTAGAGAGGCTCTTCTAATAGTCTCTTACGAGATACCTCTGATAATATCAATCATATCTATGGCTGTGATCTATGGTAGCCTCGACTTCTACGAGATCGTTGAGAGGCAATACATGCTCCCAGGCATGATCCTAAACCCCTTTGCCTTCATAGCATCATTCATAGCAGTGCTTAGAACAACATCTAGATTCCCATTCGAGATCTCCGAGGCAGAGACAGAGGTTGTGGCAGGACCCTATACAGAGTATAGCGGTCTCATGTTCGGCCTCTCCATGGGCCTTGCATATATAAAGCTCTACGTATATACATTGATACTCTCCCTAGTATTTCTAGGAGGCTGGCTACCCCTTCAAGGGGGTGAGGGCTTTCTCCTAGGCTTTCTAGCCCCAAGCCTGGTTGTTATTCTAAAGCTCTCCATACTAAGCCTTGTGGCTGTGTTTCTAAGGGCTATCTATGGGAGGTATAGGCTTGACCAGGCTATCAGGCTTGGCTGGATATATGTTTTCGGCCTCTCCATTGTTTCCCTAATATGGTCATTAGCTCTCGTCTATGGGGGGTGGGTTAGATGGGGCTAG
- a CDS encoding NADH-quinone oxidoreductase subunit D yields the protein MVAGSIAIEEISKELIQSRDLGVTEEGERLIELQIGPTHPGSGHMRIRVWVDGDIIVRCDPDIGFVFRTIEKLSENRIYMKTIPLVERPSLLDTTPMTIGYVNAIEKLMGIEPPPRAKYLRTILAEITRIASHLYGIGILAIFLGHSTGFMWGFGDRELFVELANQLSGARITYAYVIPGGVRRDMPQSFPDNVEKALRYMERRLKDWYKIFLNNPVIEDRLREVGILRKNDAVKLGITGPNLRASGVDFDVRVADPYEAYDELEFMVPVAEEGDAYARTLVRFEEIKQSINIIRDALRKMPSGDIIHPQIARMFNPLMKKIYEETRRVKFPGIFASLKPPKGEATARVEAGRGEALFHIVSDGSPRPYRFRWTTPSYRNVILFKYLIPGHRLADLPAIYGSLDYFPPEADR from the coding sequence ATGGTAGCCGGCTCAATAGCTATTGAGGAGATAAGTAAAGAGCTAATACAGAGCAGAGATCTAGGGGTTACGGAGGAAGGTGAGAGGCTAATAGAGCTTCAGATAGGCCCAACACACCCGGGATCTGGGCATATGAGGATTAGAGTATGGGTTGACGGAGATATAATAGTTAGATGTGATCCTGATATAGGTTTTGTATTTAGAACAATTGAGAAGCTAAGTGAGAATAGAATATATATGAAGACGATACCCCTGGTAGAGAGGCCAAGCCTCCTAGATACAACCCCGATGACCATAGGCTATGTAAATGCTATTGAGAAGCTAATGGGTATAGAACCGCCTCCGAGGGCTAAGTATCTGAGGACAATACTAGCTGAGATCACCAGGATAGCTAGCCATCTATATGGAATAGGAATCCTAGCCATATTCCTGGGACACTCAACAGGCTTTATGTGGGGCTTCGGAGATCGAGAGCTCTTTGTAGAGCTCGCTAACCAGCTGAGCGGGGCTAGGATAACATATGCATATGTTATTCCAGGAGGAGTTAGAAGGGATATGCCACAGAGCTTCCCAGATAATGTTGAGAAGGCCCTCAGATATATGGAGAGGAGGCTGAAGGACTGGTATAAGATCTTCCTAAACAATCCAGTTATAGAGGATAGGCTGAGAGAGGTGGGTATTCTAAGAAAGAACGATGCAGTTAAACTTGGGATCACAGGTCCTAATCTAAGAGCATCTGGTGTGGATTTCGATGTAAGGGTTGCAGATCCCTATGAAGCATATGACGAACTCGAATTCATGGTGCCCGTAGCTGAGGAGGGGGATGCATATGCCAGGACCCTCGTAAGATTCGAGGAGATAAAGCAGAGTATAAATATAATAAGGGATGCCCTTAGAAAGATGCCTAGCGGCGATATAATTCATCCCCAGATCGCTAGGATGTTCAACCCGCTGATGAAGAAGATATATGAGGAGACGAGGAGAGTTAAATTCCCAGGGATCTTCGCTAGTCTAAAGCCGCCCAAGGGAGAGGCTACTGCTAGGGTTGAGGCTGGGAGGGGTGAGGCTCTCTTCCATATAGTGAGCGATGGATCTCCTAGACCATATAGATTTAGATGGACAACGCCATCCTATAGAAATGTCATCTTATTTAAATATCTGATCCCAGGTCATAGGCTTGCAGATCTACCAGCTATATATGGTTCTCTAGATTACTTCCCACCAGAGGCTGATAGATAA
- a CDS encoding NADH-quinone oxidoreductase subunit C, whose product MASQQPQIPQQRLALGKALEELAARLSEHLKGVATRVEADKRSMVINIEVDRSRILEAAKILSSLGFDHVKSLTGVDYPDKGVIELMVHIGSYSRGLRRIMVILRSKLDRKDPRAPTLTQIWPSSEFQEREAWEMFGIVFEGHPDLRRLLLPEEFEGLWPGRKDFEIPTRKAGEVEEPWK is encoded by the coding sequence ATGGCTTCTCAGCAGCCGCAGATACCGCAGCAGAGGCTAGCCCTTGGAAAAGCTCTTGAAGAGCTTGCTGCAAGGCTTTCGGAGCATTTAAAAGGGGTTGCTACAAGGGTTGAGGCTGATAAGAGGAGCATGGTTATCAACATCGAGGTCGATAGATCGAGGATCCTCGAGGCGGCTAAGATACTCAGCAGCCTCGGCTTCGACCATGTGAAATCCCTCACAGGTGTTGACTACCCTGATAAGGGGGTTATAGAGCTCATGGTCCATATAGGATCCTATAGCAGGGGTCTCAGGAGGATCATGGTGATACTTAGATCTAAGCTGGATAGGAAGGATCCGAGGGCTCCTACCCTCACACAAATATGGCCTAGCTCAGAGTTCCAGGAGAGGGAGGCGTGGGAGATGTTTGGAATAGTATTTGAGGGGCATCCAGATCTGAGGAGGCTTTTACTCCCAGAGGAGTTCGAGGGCCTCTGGCCTGGGAGAAAGGACTTCGAGATCCCAACTAGAAAGGCGGGGGAGGTTGAGGAGCCCTGGAAATAA
- the nuoB gene encoding NADH-quinone oxidoreductase subunit NuoB: MEGGLVFIGDLDLTTRKVLRWLIERKPIKDIVEWANAFSLWPVHLMTSCCGVELGAAYAPRFDLERYGSLPFVSPRQTNLIIIEGTLTRKMARVARITWEQMADPKFVIAMGACAIDGGLFWNSYNVVRANEVIPVDIYIPGCPPRPEALARAILMLQQRIKSRGITRHDLELIEKNLKIERVELARE; encoded by the coding sequence ATGGAGGGCGGATTAGTCTTCATAGGGGATCTAGATCTAACAACTAGGAAGGTTCTGAGATGGCTTATTGAGAGAAAGCCTATCAAGGATATAGTTGAGTGGGCTAACGCATTCTCGCTATGGCCTGTCCATCTAATGACAAGCTGCTGTGGTGTGGAGCTGGGCGCTGCATACGCCCCTAGATTCGATCTCGAGAGATACGGATCCCTACCCTTTGTCTCACCAAGACAGACTAATCTGATAATTATCGAGGGCACCCTTACAAGGAAGATGGCTAGGGTTGCCAGGATAACATGGGAGCAGATGGCTGATCCAAAGTTCGTCATAGCTATGGGGGCATGCGCCATAGATGGAGGCCTCTTCTGGAATAGCTATAACGTTGTTAGGGCTAATGAGGTTATACCAGTAGATATATATATTCCTGGCTGCCCACCTAGACCCGAGGCCCTTGCAAGGGCTATTCTAATGCTGCAGCAGAGGATAAAGAGTAGGGGGATTACTAGGCATGATCTAGAGCTTATCGAGAAGAACCTCAAGATCGAGAGGGTAGAGCTAGCCAGGGAGTAG